The Oscillatoria acuminata PCC 6304 genomic interval TTAATCCGGCAAAAATTTCATCGGTTCTGAGAAATCTCTGGGCGACACTGATTCGCCGTCCTAATCCTTCGGTTGCGGCGACTAATTCTGAAACAATAACTAAGTTCCAGGATGCCGCCATATTCACCCGAGAGGCATCGATAATATTGGGGAGAATAAAGGGGAAAATCACTTGTAAAATAACCTGGTGGCGGCTTCCTCCTAGGGTGTATGACGTTTCGATTAATTCTTTGGGTACGAACTTGACGGCATCCATAACCATCAATGTATTGAAAAACAAAGTGCCGATAAAAATGAGTAATATTTTAGTGGGTTCTCCCACGCCGCAGTATAAAATGAGTAAGGGAATAAAGGCGGGGGCTGGCATATAGCGGACAATGCCAATAATCGGTTCCAGTAGCGATCGCAAGCTGGCAAAGGTTCCCATCAGGGTTCCTAATGGGATGGAGATAGCGGCAGCTAAGGTAAACCCGCTCAAAACGCGAAACAAGCTATAAAAGATATCTTTAGGCAGTTCCCCGGTTCCCCACAAATGGGCGATCGCCTTGAGCACTCGTTCTGGGGTAGGCAAAAATAAGGGTTTAACGATTCCGGAATGAGAAATCACCCACCACAGCATCATCGGAATGGCGATCGACAGCGCCATCAAACTCCAACTGAGGGATTTAGGAATATCGTCAGCAATCCGCCAAAATAGGCTGGGTTGTAAGATTCTTCCGCCTTTGGGGTTTAGCTTTGAGTCATTGGGTTCTGTATAGTTTTCATCAATTTTCATGAATTTTGAACTTCAAAAGTAACAGCAATGAATGAGGGCAAATTTAGACTGTATCTTCAGATTATTTTTGGGTGTCTGCATAAGATTTCACAAATTGGTCATCAAAAATTTGACTCAGGTCCGGCTGGGCTTTTGATAACCCACTTTCAAACAAGAAATTGCTAGTTCTTTCCGCTGCATAATATAAGGAACTCATGTCATTGCCCGGGGTAAAGGCTTTGAGGTTATCCGCTAAGGTGAAAATCTGAGTTCCCTCGGCATAGCTTTGATACTCTTCCACAGAAACTCCCGCCCGTTGTGC includes:
- a CDS encoding ABC transporter permease, whose translation is MKIDENYTEPNDSKLNPKGGRILQPSLFWRIADDIPKSLSWSLMALSIAIPMMLWWVISHSGIVKPLFLPTPERVLKAIAHLWGTGELPKDIFYSLFRVLSGFTLAAAISIPLGTLMGTFASLRSLLEPIIGIVRYMPAPAFIPLLILYCGVGEPTKILLIFIGTLFFNTLMVMDAVKFVPKELIETSYTLGGSRHQVILQVIFPFILPNIIDASRVNMAASWNLVIVSELVAATEGLGRRISVAQRFLRTDEIFAGLIVIGLIGLAIDLLFRLLLRLSCRWSIQ